In the genome of Pseudomonadota bacterium, the window TTCGGAATCCACACCATGGTCGCCTCCAACGAACTCGATCACAACTATTTTATCGAAACCGCCGAGATTCTGTTCGCTCTGATTCGCGAGCTCACCAACGAGCTTAAAATCAACTTTGAATTCGTCAACCTCGGCGGCGGCATCGGCATTCCCTACCGACCCGAGGAACCAGCCGTCGATCTAGCTAAAACCGGCGCCGGGATTCAAGCCGCATACGAGAACATCATTCTCAAGTCCGACCTTCCCGCCCTGAAGCTCTGCCTGGAATGCGGACGCATGGTTACCGGTCCTTACGGTTATCTCGTGACCCAGGTCCTGCACCGCAAAGAAACCTACAAAACCTACATCGGCGTCGACGCGACCATGGCCAACCTGATGCGACCGGCCCTCTACGGCGCCTATCACCACATCACGGTTGCCGGCCGGGAAGAGGAGAAACCCGCCATCATCTGTGATGTCACCGGCTCGCTCTGTGAAAACAACGATAAATTCGCGATTAACCGCGAGCTCCCCAGGATCGAGCCCGGAGACTATCTCATCATTCACGACGCCGGGGCCCACGGCCATGCCATGGGTTTTAATTACAACGGCAAATTGCGTTCGGCCGAGCTGCTGCTGCGGGCCGATGGGTCCATCATGAAAATCCGCCGGGCGGAAACCATCGCCGATTATTTCGCCACCCTTGACTTTAAGGCACTGGAAGAATTTCAGCCCTGAACCGGAAACTCCCGCCGGATTTTTTAACTTCCGGTTTTCGCAATCGCCTCAATCAAGCGTCGCGTCAAATGAATGGCCGTCGGATGTGCGTAAACCTCTCCGGCCGGAGTCACCCCGCGAATGACCCCGTCG includes:
- a CDS encoding diaminopimelate decarboxylase; protein product: MTEKKAPFPLEELKRIALEFPTPFHIYDEKAILDNLKKLHRAFAWIDFKEYFAVKATPNPFLMKLMRTLKVGADCSSLPELLLAEKVGILGEEIMFTSNNTPAEEYRKATDLGAIINFDDISHLTYYEKHIGRLPELVCFRYNPGRAKEGNLIIGRPEEAKYGFTREQLFAGYRYCRDRGVRRFGIHTMVASNELDHNYFIETAEILFALIRELTNELKINFEFVNLGGGIGIPYRPEEPAVDLAKTGAGIQAAYENIILKSDLPALKLCLECGRMVTGPYGYLVTQVLHRKETYKTYIGVDATMANLMRPALYGAYHHITVAGREEEKPAIICDVTGSLCENNDKFAINRELPRIEPGDYLIIHDAGAHGHAMGFNYNGKLRSAELLLRADGSIMKIRRAETIADYFATLDFKALEEFQP